One Archangium violaceum genomic window, GAGGCCGTGCAGTTCCTCGTGCGCGTGAAGGACTGCATCGAGGATCCGACTCGGCTGCTGCTGGAAATTTGAAATCCAGACAGACAGTAGCAAACGGGAAAACGGGCCAGCCGACTAGACAGGCGGTCGGCTGGCCGCCTACAACTTCACTTGTCACCCGACGGACGGGGGACGGGAGAACGAGTCGGCCCACGGCCGGCTCCTGACAAGGAAGCACAATGGCAACTGGTACCGTGAAGTGGTTCAACGACGCGAAGGGCTTCGGATTCATCGTGCAGGACGGCGGTGGCGAGGACGTGTTCTGCCACCACACCGCCATCAACATGGACGGGTTCCGGACCCTCGCCGAGGGGCAGAAGGTGGAGTTCGAGCTGGCTCGTGGTCCCAAGGGCCTGCAGGCGCAGAACGTACGCGCCGTCTGATGTCCCGAGCCACTCCGTACCCGTAGTGGCCTGAAGAAAAGGCCCGGCACCTCGAGAGGAGCCGGGCCTTTTCATTCGCGGGTGACCGCGCCCGGGCAGCGGGCCGCTACTTCGTGAGGTGCCGCTTGAAGTGGCCCATCACCCACTCGTACTGACGCTGGGTGACGAGCGGATCCGGCACCATGTGCGTGAGGCCGCTCAGGGGCAGCAGCTCATGGCGCTTGCCGGCGCGGAAGAGCGCGTCGGAGAGCTTGAGCGTGTGGAAGAAGTAGACGTTGTCGTCCGCGGTGCCGTGGATGAGCAGCAGCGGGGAGATGGGCCTGCGGGTGTCGCGCGCGTAGGTGAGCAGCGAGCTCTTCTCGTACGCCTCGGGGTTCTGCTGGGGCAGGCCCAGGTAGCGCTCGGTGTAGTGGGTGTCGTAGTCGAGCCAGTCCACCACCGGAGCACCCGCCACGGCCGCCTTGAAGACCTCCGGACGCTTGAGAGCGGCGAGCGCGGCCATGTAGCCACCGAAGCTCCAACCCTCGATGCCCACGCGCTGCACGTCCACCTCGGGCACCACCGCGGCGAGCGCCTGGACGGCGGTGGCCTGGTCCTCCAGCGTCACACCGGAGAAGTCCCCGCGCACCTCGCGCTGCCACTTCGCGCCGCGCAGCGGAGTGCCGCGTCCGTCGAAACGGGCGATGAGGAAGCCCTGGTCCGCCATCCACTGCGACAACAGGTGCGCCGCCATGGACTTGTGCACGACGGTGACGGTGGGGCCGGCGTACACCTCGACGATGGTGGGCAGCTTCTGGCCGGGCTTCGCGTTGCGCGGGCGAACCAGCGAGGAGTGGAACTTC contains:
- a CDS encoding cold-shock protein; this translates as MATGTVKWFNDAKGFGFIVQDGGGEDVFCHHTAINMDGFRTLAEGQKVEFELARGPKGLQAQNVRAV